Below is a window of Vulpes lagopus strain Blue_001 chromosome 13, ASM1834538v1, whole genome shotgun sequence DNA.
gtgccaggcactaaacCAGGTGCTTCTACACGCACCCGTCTTcattctctgccctccctccccactcaccctAGGTGTGAGCACTTTCCTGGATGGCTTGCTGGCCGCCTCCTCAGCATCATCTGCTTTCCATCTGTGTGTCCATAGATGTCCAGCCCAGCTGCTCTTCCGCAACTGTAGAATGGCCCTAGGTATTGAGCATTTATGGACTCTATCTCCCTTAAACCTTACAGCCCTATCAAGTGGGTAGGGATACTACTATCTGAAGAACTTGAAGCCTTGAGAATTTGATGATAAATCCAAAATCATAACTCTAAGTATGATTTTTGGGCCAAGATTCAAACCAGGTGTGCCCAAATCCCAAGCCTCTCATACAAATACCTACTAGACGAGCCATCTGGATGTCTCAAGCACTCTAAACTCACAAACCATATGCTGAACACCAGTATGCCTGTTTGCTAAAAATAGAGGAGGAAAGGGTGGACCTTTCTTTCAGTCCGTATTTCACATACGGCTAGCTCACTGAGACATGTTAGTGCTATCCACCTAGTTGCAATGGCCAGAAACCTGGGAGTCAGCTAGGTCTCTACCTTACTTCCCAAACATTCAATATGAATACCAGTTTTGTCCATTCTGTCTCTAAATATCTCTTGACTCCATCTCCTTCTCCACATTCCCATTCCCACAACCTGAGTTCTGACCACCATTATCTCTTACCAAAACGGTATCCttctgcagtctttttttttttttttttaagattttacttatttattcatgaaagacacacagagaggcagagacacaggcagaggggcaagcaggctccatgcagggagcctgacgtgggactgatcccaggactccaggatcacaccctgggccgaaggcagcactaaaccgctgagccgcccagggatccctccttctgCAGTCTTGCCTCTGCACACAGCACCGTGACAGCGCTTATCTCTAAAACATGTATCTCACAATACCATTTTCCAAAGACTTCAGGATAATTTGTTCTCAGAATAATTTGTTCCAGATTCTTTAACTTTGCTTGAGGGGACTTACGCTATGTCACTaagcctttgcatatgctgttcctcCTGCCGGGGGTGTAACACCCTCTTGTCCTTACTTCTATCTCCTAAATCCTTCGGGGGATCTTCTTTGCGCACACCGTCCCCCCAATGGGTTGGTTAACCCTTCAGTGGATGCTTCCACGTACGGCTCACATTTAGCAATTAACACACTGCTCTGTAATTAATTGCCTGTTCACTTGAACCCCTACCTCACTAGTCAGTGTCACCATTAACTTGTCCAATATTTTATATACTCAACTAATACGTACTAGTTGTTAACTGTGTGCCATAGTTAAATACACGATACAGACCCGGACCTTGCCTTCAAGGACAGAAACAGCGTCTCCTCTTCTGGCGTCTCGGTATCTATCAGCAGTGGGCGCATCAGGTTTATTGAACGAGCGACGGAACGCGCTTGCGTGAACCTGTGGTGCCGCGCGCACTTCTGGGAATCGTAGTCCCCAGGTTCGGGGCCCCTCATTATTGCGCAGGCGTATTCAGATTAAGACGTTTTACTATTGATGCGCATGTCCCGGAAGGCGGAGTGGTGAACTGCGCATGTCTAAAGGGCGGAGGCGCGGCCGAAAAGGCTGTGCGCTGCGGAGGAGGGGCTTCGTCGTCTAAGGGCCGTCGCCGCTGAGCTCTACCTGCCTGCGAGAATGGCGGGTAGGGGGAAGCTAATTGCGGTGATCGGAGACGAAGACACCGTGACTGGCTTCCTGCTGGGCGGCATAGGGGAGCTTAACAAGAACCGCCACCCTAATTTCCTGGTGGTGGAGAAGGATACAACCATCAATGAGATCGAAGACACTTTCCGGTACGGTAGCCCGCGAGGCCTGAAGGGGACCCTCTGCCTCGGGTGGGAGCCACGGGGGTCAGCGGGGTCGGCGCCGGGCTTCCAGACTCCGATGTGTGGGGTCAAGGAAGTCGGTCCAGTCGCCCTTCCGGAGGAGGCCTCTATGCTCCAAGTTCTCTTTTGGGGCTCGGGGGAACCTGAGCTATGTCAGGTTCACGAGCTCATCCCTCACATGACTCTGTgtcaggaaaggggaaaagatcTGGAGACGGGCGCCGCCTCTCCGCCCCAACCTGCCCCAGGGTCCTATCTCAGCTCCGCCCCTGTTCTTCCCGTAGAGCAGGCTCCCAGCCTTGTTAGCGCTCGGCTCTTGGGAATCAACCCTAAGCGACCCACACACTTATCGAATACCTAGGCAGTGGGGTCGGGCTTTCTTGTATTCTTATGTCCCTTAGAGGCTCACAACTGCCTTGTAAAGTAGAGGCTATTATTCCCATTTGCAAGTAggaaaactaaagctcagagaggtcacatcttttggaagagagaggggaggagggatttgaacccagacccAACTCTCTTAAGCCAGGTTCACACTTTGCTTGTGCAGTTCCCTCAACTCTTAGAATTTCCTATTGTCCTGAGCACTGCAGGCAGAATATTAGGACTATATCTTGCTACTTTCTGCTAAGACCTTGCACTTGAAGTCCTGATTTCTTACCCTGGGTCAAGAGCGATAGCTTCGTAGTATGAATGCAGGCATGTCCCTTAAACCAGGAGGTGTCCTGGTGACTTGAATTGAGAATGCTAGCCCCCTTTGTTTTCCCGCCCCATCCTGAAGGAGGCTGTTACCCAATCTCAGGGACAAACTACTCTCACTTGTTTCCCCTACACAGTCCAGTCCTGAGCTGCGGGCTGAGACTGGTTCCTGCTGCCGGGGGTATGATTGGCCCTGAACCGGCCTGATCTCTAGGCATTCTGGTAAAGTGACCCAAGTTGTCTTGGGAGGAGGGTAGGTTTTACTCCAGGGATTTTTCATGTTTCCATCCAAAGGGACCCAGAGATCATCAGGTCTAACCTGttctagtgcctggcacagagcaagcgctcagttaaaatagtttttaatattttacttaactaACGTGTGGGTGGTCATAAGGAAGGGAGATCCCAGTGCTAGGTTCTCTGTCTAGGGAAAGTGTGATTTTCCTCCTCCTGTGTTGTATTCTTGACTCATGCGAAACTTCCCCTATGATCCATTCCCCAACCTCCTCAGCATAGACCTTTAATGGTCTCATCagccctctttaaaaaaaaaagatttcctttaaaagttaTTCATGTAGCTtgcaaattaatatttaaaaggtatACACTGACAAGTCTGAATCCCACCCCTCACTCCCACCCTCGTCTTTTTCCACTTCGTtacctccctcctccacccctgtgAGCAATTAATTGCTTAtttacttttctgctttttctttatgtACACACAAAGGGACATTCttatcctctctctttttttttttttttattacacaaATGCAGCATACAGAAGAATGCACCAGCATGTGCGCTAGTCTTCACCAGTTCACTTGGGAGCCTTTCAGGCAGGGGAGGCAGAAGACAGCCAGAGGGcccttagatttatttattttttattttttaattttttaattatttatgatagtcacagagagagagagagagagaggggcagagacacaggcagagggagaagcaggctccatgcaccgggagcccgatgtgggattcgatcctgggtctccaggatcgcgccctgggccaaaggcaggcgccaaaccgctgcgccacccagggttcccagatttatttttttcttttaagattttattcacttatgagacacacacacacacacacacacacacacacacacagaggcagagacacaggcagagagagagagaagcaggctccatgcgggagcccgatgggagactcaatcccaggactccaggatcacgcctgggctgaaggcaggcactaaaccgctgagccacccaggcgtcctgggcccttagatttttaaatgaaggtgATCCTGGTTAGAAAGAGAATTTAGCTAGCAACTTTTGCCTTTGTGCTCTGCAGTCTCTGGCCCCTTCTCCTCTGCAGCCCAGCCTCAGCACCTCAGAGTGAGAATCTTCTCATTTCTCCCAACAGGCAATTTCTAAACCGGGATGACATCGGCATTATCCTCATCAACCAATACATCGCAGAGATGGTGCGGCATGCGCTCGACGCCCACCAGCGCTCCATTCCAGCCGTTCTGGAGATTCCGTCCAAGGAGCACCCCTATGATGCCACCAAGGACTCCATCCTGCGCAGGGCCAGGGGCATGTTCACGGCCGAGGACCTGCGCTAGAGCCCTCCCCACAGCCACGCAGCCTTTCCCCAGGCTTGCCTTCAGCCCGTCTCTGAtttcccagccccctgcccctttCCAACCCACTGAGAGGCTAGGTGAGGTGCTTCCAGATTGCTGGGGCTCTGCCATTAAAGTCAAGGCTGGTTAGGGAACAGGAAGCCTGAGTGTCTTCTCTCCACTACCTCTTCCCTGTGCTGTTACACAGTGTCTCTGTTGATGTTAAATTAAAGCAACATTCCCGTTTCTCTCCAAACTGAGACTGGCTACTAGAAAGGACGTGCATGCGTGGATGAGGTGATTGGGGGGATTAGATTGGCAGGGTTGGGAAGGGTTCTGCCAAAGATATAGGCATGGAAAAGCTGGACCAGGAAGATTGTGCCAAGAGATCATAACTCAAGGATGGATCCTTGGAATCAATGGTGACCAGCTCtggtggggagggatgggaggaggcTTGTGCCCGGGTCCTAGGCTCCCCCAATTCATTCTCTCAGGCTGGGGAGGGACCTGACCCCAAGGAACggaagcagaaacacaggaaacCCAGAAGCCTGTGATACTAGACTGAGCCTGGGTCCTGCAAGAGGCCTGGAGATCAAGGTTCTTAGCCGGTGGGCCTTGGCCTGAGGTTGCCTCTGGATCAAGGCATGTGAGGTCTGCTAAAGGCATGGCAAGTAGAACCCTGGCCCTGTGTGAGGTGAGGCTTGGTTGCCAGGTGACTGTCTGTGGCAGCCACTTGCTGTGGGAAGGACTCTACTTGCTATTGCTTATCCCTCAGCTGCAGCCACCCTGGTACCGCTCCTTCCCTTGCTACCATGTCGCGCCAACTCAGCATGGATACGCTGCGGCAGAACTTCTGGAAGGAGGAATATCTGAGGGAGAAGATGTTGCGCTGTGAATGGCATCATAAGTATGGGTCGATGGTGAAGGCCAAGCAGAAGGCTAAGGCTGCAGCGCGCCTGCCCCTCAAACTGCCTACCCTGCACCCCAAAGCCCCACTCTTACCTCCACCTGCCCCCAAAGCAGTGCCTTCCAaggtccccagccctgccctggaggCTCCTATTCGGTCAGAAATGTACCCAGTCCTGCCTGCCACCCGGGCCCTGCTGTATGATGGCATCTCCCACGACTTCCAGGGGCGCTACCGCTACCTCAACACCCGAAAACTGGACATGCCAGAGATGCGTTACCTCTTCCCCATCACCACCAACTTCACATATGGCTGGCAGCTGGGTGAGCCCCAACTTCTCAGAAATTATTCACCTCACAGACACAGAGCCCTTGCCACAAGTCAGGCCATGCAGTCGACATTAGGCGTACAAGACACATGGGTGGGGGTGTCCATTCTAGTGGGGGATCTGGGCCATAAGCATGAGAGAAAGGAGACATCTGAGAAGGGAAAGTGTCATGATGAGACTAGGGAGAGATTGGGGAGATGGGCAAGGGATACGTGATTGTCAagaaaggcctctctgaggaccTAAAGGCTGGAAGCTAAGTGACagagaatttggattttattccaagtgGGAGAAGAAGCCatggagggttttaagcaggtGAACAATACTGACAGGGTACTAACTATTCCATAAGTAATGGCTTTTTCAGGGAAAGAATCAACTGGCCAGTGAGGTCTGTATCTATTTTGAGTTCTCTTGGCAGGAGAGGATGATGGCTTGGGCTAGGGTGATTAGCAGGAGAGCCGTGTTAGATTCAGGCTATGCTTTGGAAGAGGAATCAACGAAGCCTATGGATGGATGGGATggcagaaggggaaagaaggCTGTGGGGAAGCACAAGTGTTTGGCTCAGGCGCCTGGACAAGGAAGATGGAGGGGACCAGGGCTGGAGGGCGTGTGAGGACAGGTGAGCCCTGGCCATGCCGGAGGTGCTGGTGAGGTGGCTGTGTATGGAGGTCCCCCGCTGGAGTGATGTCAGAGCTGAAGATGTCAGTTTGGGAGTCACGGGGATGTAGATGTTACTTAAAGCCCGAGGCTGGGTGAGCCCACCCAGGAAACTCCAGATGCTGGAATCTGACAGGAGAGGCAGGGGGCACAGAGAGCGGTAGGGAGATGGTGTTGGTGGGAAGGCTGTCCACTTGGGCTGAGTCTGCTTTTTCTGCAAGGCTGAGAGTCCAGATCATCCTCagggaggacaggagggaggcAGTGGTATAGCTGGAGATGAAGAGTTTAATGGCGTAGGAAAGGGAGCGTGCCCGGGAATACTGCAGGACTGCTGGGTGATCCTGTGTCCCTTTACTGTTTGTGGTCATGAACTGCAAGTGAGACTACTCAGGGGCTTATGGGTATTTCTCCACAGGGTTGAGGGTGTGGGCAAAACGGTGGATGGCTGGGGATAAACACAGCTGACATTTTGCCTAAAGATTCTCACCACTTTCCCCAAGGCcctaaagggaagggaaagaggaatttCCCCCAAAGCAGGAAGCAAGTCCCAGGACAGCAGGAGGTAGAAGGCAGCCCTCTCTCTTTCAGAGATGGCTAGCTCTGTCCGTCCCCACTTGCCCTGTGGAGGAACCTGAAGTGGGGAAAAAGATGACACTTGGCGGACGGGCCAGTTCTGCCATCACTGCTGGTCTGGACCCCCAGTTGGCTCTGTCTGCCCACAGCCCACGTTCCTCAGGAGCACTTTTTATTCCGTCACACTTACAAGTGGATACAATACAGGCAGCTTGTGGGGCTCCCGGGCTCCGCAAGTTCCCTTTCCCAGGATCCATTCCTGGCCTCTGACATCTTTTCCCAGGACCCCCAGCGAAGCAAGAACTGGTGTCCTGTAAGATGTGCCGCATTGAATCCTTCTTCCGAAAGAATGGGGCCTTCGCCCTGCTTGACCCTCGGGACCTGGCTCTCTGACGTTGGCCAGCCAGTGGacttggggggcagggagaaggaatAACAGGCCTCCTGGTGGGGCTGAAGCcgctgtgtgtgtctgtgtctggcCTCCCAGGCGCTGAGGCAGAGTTCTGGGCCTTTTCTGGAACTACCTCTGATGCGCCCTTGCTGGGCGGTGGCCGGCCCCCCTTTTCCTTGGTCTCCATCTCTTTAATCACCCCGTGAGGATTCAGCAGTGACTGGAGGGGGCCGGGAAGGGTGAGCGCTGCTCTCCAGGCAAAGGCTTCTCAGCGCCCGGGGGCCACAGGAGCTGCTGGAAGTTCTGGGTGTTCCTGGGAGAGAGCGGCCCGTCCTCCCAGATGCCAGAGAGCGGGAGCCACCACCGCCCCATCAGCTGCCCGCCCTCGCCCCTCACCTGGCCCCGAGGGCCCGCAGCCGCCAGGTCCGCTCCCGGAGCACTTGCTGCAGCTGCTCCCGCAGGGCGCGCCGCTGCCCGGCCGCGTCCTCCTGGGCGGTGTGGAGCCCTGAGGCCCTGGCCTCCCAGCCCGCGGCCCGAAGGAGCCCGCAGGGGGCAGCACCGGGCAGGCGCGCCCCTGCGCCCTCAGTAGGCGGCGGGGCGAGCGCGCCCTCGGAAGGGACCCAGGAgcgcccggcccccggcccccgcccgggcAGGATCGCGGgggccccgccgccctcccccggGAGGCTTGCCTGTGGCGGGAGCCGGGCtgggccgggcgggggccccAGAGGGTGCACCCGGCAGCGGCGGTTCTTGGCAATGCGGAGGCCTTCCAAGACCTGGGAGAGGCGGCTGTCAGCGGCCGGCGGCCCCTTGTGCCCCTGGGGCGCCTGGTGTCCCGGGCCCGCCCGGCGCCGCTACGCACCCGGAGCCGCTGCTGCTCCCGCTCCTGCCGCCGCCGGCGCCCGGCCGCCCGGTGCAGCTCCAGCAGCCGCTGCAGGGCCGTCTCCCGCtgcgccgcgcccgcgcccgccgacGCCTTCTCCGCGCCCGGGGGCCCGGGCCACGCGGCCTTCGAGGCCTCCGGAGCCCGCGcgccgcccctccgccccccgaCGGCGCCCACGAGCCTCGCGGAGCCGCCCCGCACCTGCTCcgccgggcccgggcccgggcccgggcctcCTTCCGGGtcgcgccccggccccgggcgtCCCGGGAGAGCTGCGGGGCGCTCCcgccgcccggagcccccagggtCTGGGGCCGCCTGCGGCTCGGCCCTCCGCTCTCCCGCCGGAGCCGACTCTCGCCTCGGGCCGTCCGTTTTGCCCGGCGTCAGCTGGGTGGTCCTTTCCCCGGAGCCAGGGCCCTCCCTTCCCGCAGGCTGGGGCTTCTGTTCTCCCAGGGACCGGTGGAAGTCCCTGGAAATTCCCGGGGAGCCGCCTTCCTCCGGGGACGGTGTGGGGACCTCTCCCTCATCCACCCCCCGGGCTTGTGAGAGGCGGCGGGGGCAAGCCTGAAGGGCCTTCGCTTCCCGGGCCTGCGGGGTCTCCTTCCTCGGCTCCCGGAGgacctcctttccctcctttccctcctttcccgGGCACTCTGGCCTGTTTCGGCCTTGACCTTGAGGAGGCTCCCCCCTGGGATTCACAGAGACCTCCTCCCTCAGAGCCTGAGTAGCCTCCCCGCTCGGACCCTGGTGTAGCTGCTCTCCCTGTCTCTTGGGAACTTCTTTGTTCTCTCCCCTGGGGGCCTCCCCTCTCTGACCCCGGGGACACCCTTCTTTCTGCTCTTGAGGGTCCTCCTCTCTCGGCCTCTGAAGAATCTCAATCCTCAGCAATTTCTGAAGCTCTGCTCTCTGctggcccaggccccagcctggcccctggggGAGATGTTGGGGTTCTGGCAGGCCCTGGGAAGGCAGGCCTGAGGGCCTTGGGGCTCCCTGAATGAGCTTCCTCCCCCACAGGCCGATGAATGGCCTCTGGGTTGTGGGTTCTGCttgtctcctctcttccctctgagCCAGGTcctgggaaggaagaagagcatTTGGGCCCAGGCCTGCAAGGGAACCCCCATGCCTGGGCCACTTTCCCTGAGGGACCCTGGAGACCTCCGTGACTGTCCCAGTGGGCTTCATTTCCATCACAGCCCTTGCCTGACTCCTGAACTCATTAAGCCTACTTTATGTTATGTAAAAGGTGCTTCtgtggggatcccggggtggcacagcggtttagccttctgcccagggcctgatcctggagtcctgggatcgagtcccacgtcaggctccctgcgtggagcctgcttcccctctgtgtctctgcttctgtgtgtgtgtgtgtgtgtgtgtgtgtgtgtgtgatgaataaataaataaaatcttaaaaaaaaaaaaaggtgcttctATGATGGTCCCTTCTTACCTGGCTATAGAAGGGGACACCACCTCCCCCCAGTAGCCTCCTCCCAGGCAGCCCCTACCCTGCTATCCCCAGCCAGTCTGAGGGGGCCCTTGTCCAGGACACTTTGACTCTTTCACCTTGACTTCAGAGTGTCCTGGGTCCCCAAAGCTACTGCAGGTGGCAGGGTTCAGCTCTTGTAAGCAGCCTGAGGGAGAAAGACCAATGTCAGGAACACTCTGCTCATGGCCTAGCCCCTCACACACAATCCACCTGAACTGGAACCAAGAAGCCTAGGGAGTCCCCCGCGCCTCAGGTGAAGGAGACGGTCTGATGTGTGAACTTTAAGGCTGTCACAGCTCATTGGGCACCTTTATTCGCACACATGCCTGCCTGTCGGATTTTCTTGCCAACAGCCGACCACCTCTTCCTCGTCAGAGCACTTCAGAGGAACCTGCACACCCTTATCTTCAAAACCACCAGGGACTGCCTGGCACGGAGAAGGAAGGGCCTGTGGGCCAGGCTTGTCAGTCCCTTATGAGGACACCCATTTAGACCGGCAAGGAAACCCACTGTATGCAccttattttactattattaagaaaaatcctCTTTAGGTCTTTCTTGGTTGCTAACAGTAAAATCCAATgaaactcaagaaaataaattttaggctGGAGCCTGGCCTAAAAACTGTGAGTTTCATAATTAaccaaagaaatctaaaaaaagaaatgaaatgtctgCTCCCTTGCAGCTGTGCAGGAAGGAGAGTCACTCTGCATCCATAAAACTGGTTAAAAGAACTTCATTTCATAAGACCCTAAACGGACAACTTTCACAAGAATGTTCCATCTTTATGCCACATGGATGTGTGAATATTCACAACAGTAACCAAGTGGGTATGTTTTTTGTGAAAAAAACATGTCTTTTGAACAAAGGAGTCTGATAAGACTCCCAAGCCTTTAGAAATTATTGCCATGAACAGTGAACATAACCCCCAACCCATTGCCTCACAATTCTGATCTGTTGTCTCACCAGATAATTTATTTCTCCAGTTATAATGCTATAATTGATAT
It encodes the following:
- the ATP6V1F gene encoding V-type proton ATPase subunit F; translation: MAGRGKLIAVIGDEDTVTGFLLGGIGELNKNRHPNFLVVEKDTTINEIEDTFRQFLNRDDIGIILINQYIAEMVRHALDAHQRSIPAVLEIPSKEHPYDATKDSILRRARGMFTAEDLR
- the ATP6V1FNB gene encoding protein ATP6V1FNB, whose translation is MSRQLSMDTLRQNFWKEEYLREKMLRCEWHHKYGSMVKAKQKAKAAARLPLKLPTLHPKAPLLPPPAPKAVPSKVPSPALEAPIRSEMYPVLPATRALLYDGISHDFQGRYRYLNTRKLDMPEMRYLFPITTNFTYGWQLGPPAKQELVSCKMCRIESFFRKNGAFALLDPRDLAL
- the LOC121474953 gene encoding collagen alpha-1(I) chain-like yields the protein MEQAATPGGPGLPCSHRQALALYQHLFRCPAGPGQLQAALQQVQESQACPSGLELPAVLLEMERSRRAQEQLLWDLELLTGAGLSLFWPPWAQFCGLKDQAQCVQSRCSKPRGRMGGGPEQLTSWVSGGTAEGKGIALPSTSSLHPRLLFGLSLSCAHMIAPQPLERVTPKFQLLGSSGCLQELNPATCSSFGDPGHSEVKGPGWGLGQQRAELQKLLRIEILQRPREEDPQEQKEGCPRGQRGEAPRGENKEVPKRQGEQLHQGPSGEATQALREEVSVNPRGEPPQGQGRNRPECPGKEGKEGKEVLREPRKETPQAREAKALQACPRRLSQARGVDEGEVPTPSPEEGGSPGISRDFHRSLGEQKPQPAGREGPGSGERTTQLTPGKTDGPRRESAPAGERRAEPQAAPDPGGSGRRERPAALPGRPGPGRDPEGGPGPGPGPAEQVRGGSARLVGAVGGRRGGARAPEASKAAWPGPPGAEKASAGAGAAQRETALQRLLELHRAAGRRRRQEREQQRLRVLEGLRIAKNRRCRVHPLGPPPGPARLPPQASLPGEGGGAPAILPGRGPGAGRSWVPSEGALAPPPTEGAGARLPGAAPCGLLRAAGWEARASGLHTAQEDAAGQRRALREQLQQVLRERTWRLRALGARNTQNFQQLLWPPGAEKPLPGEQRSPFPAPSSHC